In the Phycisphaerales bacterium genome, one interval contains:
- a CDS encoding redoxin domain-containing protein has product MSLQIGDKAPRFELPEGPGEMVDVGAAFDAGRTVLLFYPFAFSPVCSDGFCHVRDHWSSLLESGTKVFGISIDSPFVAKKFRETEGLPYQLLADFNKEVATSYGVLHEDLMGLKGVAKRSAFVVESDGTISFAWVTDDPRVPVPFEELEAAVSASV; this is encoded by the coding sequence ATGTCGCTACAGATCGGTGATAAGGCCCCTCGTTTCGAGCTTCCAGAAGGTCCCGGTGAAATGGTTGATGTTGGTGCAGCATTTGATGCTGGCCGCACCGTGCTGCTCTTTTATCCATTTGCATTCAGTCCCGTATGCTCAGATGGGTTCTGTCACGTTCGCGATCATTGGTCATCTTTGCTTGAATCTGGCACCAAGGTGTTTGGCATCAGTATTGACAGCCCCTTTGTCGCCAAGAAGTTCCGAGAGACTGAAGGTCTTCCATATCAACTGCTGGCAGATTTCAATAAAGAAGTTGCGACCAGTTATGGCGTTTTGCATGAAGACTTGATGGGGCTCAAGGGCGTCGCCAAGCGGAGTGCTTTTGTGGTTGAGTCAGACGGCACCATCTCGTTTGCATGGGTGACTGATGATCCACGCGTGCCAGTTCCCTTTGAAGAATTAGAGGCCGCGGTCTCAGCTTCGGTCTAG